The following coding sequences lie in one Mucilaginibacter sp. KACC 22773 genomic window:
- a CDS encoding putative quinol monooxygenase — MKVFKTTPGPVSALLLLAICTIITFGITNTTMAQQKNQMVRLAKIQIDPAQLDQYNAALKQQMTTAVSVEPGVLTYYAVADKTNPAHITILEIYADTAAYQAHIQTPHFKKYKETVQHMVKALELVDVNMIGFAKKPDM; from the coding sequence ATGAAAGTATTTAAAACAACCCCGGGCCCGGTTAGTGCGTTGCTGCTGTTGGCCATTTGCACTATAATCACCTTTGGCATAACCAACACCACCATGGCACAGCAAAAAAATCAAATGGTAAGGCTGGCAAAAATCCAGATCGACCCGGCGCAGTTAGATCAATACAATGCCGCCCTCAAACAGCAAATGACCACCGCCGTGAGCGTCGAGCCTGGTGTATTAACCTATTATGCCGTGGCCGATAAAACCAATCCCGCGCACATCACCATCCTGGAGATATACGCCGATACCGCCGCCTACCAGGCACATATCCAAACCCCGCACTTTAAAAAATATAAAGAAACAGTTCAGCACATGGTAAAGGCACTGGAGCTGGTTGATGTCAACATGATAGGCTTTGCCAAAAAACCGGATATGTAG
- the recQ gene encoding DNA helicase RecQ, whose translation MTPLSALQKYFGYSAFRHQQEAIIQHILNGQDVMALMPTGGGKSLCYQLPAVLLNGLTIVISPLIALMKDQVDSLNVSGIPAAFLNSAQNPEEQRQLVEKLRNNQIRLLYLAPERLFGAENKLVPFLKTLNVVQIAIDEAHCISSWGHDFRPEYLMLAQLKTEFPNVPVIALTATADKLTQKDILEKLNLNKPKVFVSSFNRANITYRVIPKKNSFQQLVAFLNERKDESGIIYCLSRKSTEDLADDLKAAGFAAEAYNAGLSNETKVRNQEAFLRDEVKIIVATIAFGMGINKSNVRYVVHIDLPKNIEGYYQETGRAGRDGLASEALLLYSPGDAGKLQHFARIEGNEAQSRIMLNKLNDMVRYCQLQSCRRQYLMNYFDEAFPPNCGSCDVCLTEFKRFDGTLIAQKALSAVARLNERFGINYVIDFLRGSKSEKIRDEHKHLKTYGIGADISKPDWQRYIRELLTMGYLQMGGDEYPIVKLTDQSAAVLKGLQKVEFIESETVEETHTHVQAPPHEAELLSRIKRVRNDIAQHENVPAYIIVSDATLVEMATYLPQSLDELRLISGFGDVKLARYGRELLQPVKDYAKEKGLESKIAYKSPKRERKAASVRPAPTIKARKTNDTRTESLRLYQTGKTVAEIAAERSLSPMTIESHLCFFVQSGQLEVEALVPAQKIPAIKDAVESYGSQMLSPLKQILGDNYSYGEIKAVISWMNRGDDI comes from the coding sequence ATGACTCCGTTATCGGCCCTGCAAAAATATTTTGGTTATAGCGCCTTCAGGCACCAGCAGGAGGCTATTATCCAGCATATATTAAACGGGCAGGATGTAATGGCGCTGATGCCAACCGGCGGCGGCAAATCATTATGTTACCAGCTGCCCGCGGTATTGCTTAACGGGCTAACCATCGTTATCTCGCCGCTTATTGCCCTGATGAAAGACCAGGTAGATAGCCTGAACGTAAGCGGTATCCCGGCAGCTTTCCTAAACTCGGCACAAAACCCCGAAGAGCAGCGCCAACTGGTAGAAAAATTAAGGAACAACCAAATCCGCCTGCTATACCTTGCGCCCGAGCGTTTGTTCGGCGCCGAGAACAAACTCGTTCCCTTTTTAAAAACGCTGAATGTAGTACAGATAGCTATCGACGAAGCCCATTGCATCTCGTCATGGGGGCACGATTTTCGCCCTGAGTATTTGATGCTGGCCCAGTTAAAAACCGAGTTCCCGAATGTGCCTGTCATCGCGCTTACCGCCACTGCCGATAAGCTTACGCAAAAGGATATCCTCGAGAAACTCAACCTTAACAAGCCCAAAGTATTTGTATCGTCCTTCAACCGGGCTAATATCACCTACCGGGTTATCCCCAAAAAGAACAGCTTTCAACAGCTGGTCGCCTTTTTAAATGAGCGGAAGGATGAATCGGGCATTATCTACTGCCTCTCCCGTAAATCAACCGAAGACCTGGCCGACGACCTGAAAGCCGCAGGCTTCGCTGCCGAAGCCTACAACGCCGGCCTCAGTAACGAAACCAAAGTGCGCAACCAGGAAGCCTTTTTACGCGATGAAGTGAAGATCATTGTGGCCACCATAGCCTTTGGCATGGGCATCAATAAATCAAACGTGCGCTACGTGGTGCACATCGATCTGCCTAAAAACATCGAGGGCTATTACCAGGAAACCGGCCGTGCCGGGCGCGACGGGCTGGCATCCGAGGCATTGTTATTATATTCGCCGGGCGATGCGGGTAAACTGCAGCATTTTGCACGCATAGAGGGCAACGAGGCCCAAAGCCGCATTATGCTGAACAAGCTGAACGATATGGTGCGCTACTGCCAGCTGCAAAGCTGCCGCCGCCAGTATTTGATGAACTACTTTGACGAGGCTTTCCCGCCCAATTGCGGCTCCTGCGATGTGTGCCTTACCGAGTTTAAACGCTTTGATGGCACGCTGATAGCCCAAAAAGCCCTCTCGGCCGTGGCCCGGCTCAACGAGCGTTTCGGTATCAACTATGTGATTGATTTTTTACGAGGATCGAAATCCGAGAAGATCCGCGACGAACATAAACACCTTAAAACCTATGGCATCGGTGCCGATATCAGCAAGCCCGACTGGCAGCGCTACATTCGCGAGCTGCTTACCATGGGCTACCTGCAAATGGGCGGCGACGAATACCCCATTGTAAAACTTACCGACCAAAGCGCCGCCGTGCTTAAAGGCCTGCAAAAGGTTGAGTTTATTGAAAGCGAAACCGTTGAAGAAACTCACACCCACGTGCAGGCGCCACCGCACGAGGCCGAACTGCTAAGCCGCATCAAACGCGTACGCAACGATATTGCCCAACATGAAAACGTACCGGCATACATCATCGTATCCGATGCCACCCTGGTGGAGATGGCTACCTACCTGCCGCAAAGCCTCGACGAGCTGCGCCTTATCTCCGGTTTCGGCGATGTAAAACTGGCCCGCTACGGCCGCGAGCTGTTGCAGCCCGTGAAAGATTACGCCAAAGAAAAAGGCCTCGAATCAAAAATTGCCTATAAATCGCCCAAGCGGGAACGCAAGGCGGCGTCCGTCCGTCCGGCACCAACTATCAAGGCCCGCAAAACAAACGATACCCGTACCGAGTCGCTCCGGCTTTACCAAACCGGCAAAACCGTTGCCGAAATTGCCGCCGAGCGCAGCCTCTCGCCCATGACCATCGAAAGCCACCTCTGCTTCTTTGTACAATCGGGCCAGCTGGAGGTAGAAGCCCTGGTACCCGCCCAAAAAATCCCCGCCATTAAAGATGCCGTTGAAAGCTACGGCTCCCAAATGCTCTCGCCCCTCAAACAAATCCTCGGCGATAACTACAGCTACGGCGAAATTAAAGCGGTGATAAGTTGGATGAACAGGGGGGATGACATATAA
- a CDS encoding M14 metallopeptidase family protein, with protein MIKKLLVVLLAVVSATVSFAQKIQSPDEFLGYKLGTQFTPHYRIVEYFKYVAQASKNVKLQQFGSTNEGRPLLAMFIASDENIVRLEEIRHNNLRVAGVESGPVITNVPVITWLSYNVHGNEPASSEAAMWTLYDLVDPSNAQTQAWLKNTLVVIDPCLNPDGRDRYVNFYNSVHGLSPDAYPTSREHAEPWPGGRVNHYYFDLNRDWAWQQQKETQARVGLYNQWLPQIHVDYHEQGPNAPYYFAPAAEPYHKDLTQWQRDAQVLIGKNNAKYFDQNGWMYFTKYEFDLLYPSYGDTYPLYNGSIGMTYEQGGIGAGLAVVNRSGDTLTLVQRVAHHHSTGLSTVETASANAQKFKDEFKKFYDNSRTNPPGEYKTYVIKNDNNNKINAMAKLLARNGIQYGFGLANKSVTGYDYMNGKTEAYTVGPNDLVVNAYQPKAVLLHVLLEPKTIIPDSNTYDITAWSLPYAFGLKAYGIKESLKPASAEWSIAAPKPLVNTHAYAYVSSWSSVADVKFLAALFKKKIKVRYAEKSFDAAGKTFAPGSLLITRAGNDRADFDQVVTQTAAELNQEVTPLSSGFVDKGSDLGSDAVRYIRQPKVMLVAGDGVNSEAMGEVWHLFEAQLGYPITLIRYQDIPRTRLADFDVAIFPDGRYDDFPSEKLQNWVRDGGRLIAIDNAVASLVDKKGILLKKKEDKKDDKDKDKTVKIYGDRDRDAIRGMIPGAIFKLNLDNTHPLGFGLPDYYYSLKMNDDIYELFGGEDGWNVGTIKKDSYVSGFAGAAAKQKINNGLLLGVQPMGRGSVVYMVDDPLFRSFWENGKLLFSNAVFMVGQ; from the coding sequence ATGATAAAAAAGCTACTTGTTGTGTTATTGGCTGTTGTTTCGGCAACGGTATCTTTCGCTCAAAAAATACAATCGCCGGATGAATTCCTGGGTTATAAGCTGGGTACCCAGTTTACCCCGCACTACCGCATTGTGGAGTATTTTAAATATGTTGCCCAGGCCTCAAAAAATGTGAAGCTGCAGCAGTTTGGCAGTACTAACGAGGGCCGTCCCTTGCTGGCCATGTTCATTGCATCGGATGAAAATATTGTCCGTTTGGAAGAGATCCGCCATAACAACCTGCGGGTAGCCGGTGTAGAAAGCGGACCTGTTATTACCAATGTACCCGTAATTACCTGGTTAAGCTATAACGTACATGGCAACGAGCCCGCATCAAGCGAAGCCGCCATGTGGACTTTATATGATTTAGTCGATCCATCAAACGCCCAAACCCAGGCCTGGCTTAAAAATACGCTGGTAGTTATCGACCCTTGCCTGAATCCGGACGGACGCGACAGGTATGTTAATTTTTATAATTCGGTACACGGTTTGTCGCCGGATGCTTACCCAACCTCGCGCGAGCATGCCGAGCCATGGCCGGGCGGCAGGGTAAACCACTACTACTTTGACCTTAACCGCGATTGGGCATGGCAGCAGCAAAAGGAAACCCAGGCCCGCGTTGGTTTGTATAACCAATGGCTGCCTCAAATACATGTTGACTACCACGAACAAGGCCCCAACGCTCCATATTATTTTGCCCCGGCTGCCGAGCCTTACCATAAAGACCTTACCCAATGGCAGCGCGATGCCCAGGTACTCATTGGTAAAAACAACGCCAAATACTTTGACCAAAATGGCTGGATGTACTTTACCAAATACGAGTTCGACCTGCTGTACCCATCCTATGGCGATACCTATCCATTATATAACGGCTCAATCGGTATGACTTATGAGCAGGGCGGTATTGGCGCAGGCCTGGCCGTAGTTAACCGTAGCGGCGATACACTTACTTTGGTACAACGGGTGGCGCACCACCACTCTACCGGTTTAAGTACGGTTGAAACGGCATCGGCCAATGCGCAAAAATTTAAAGATGAGTTTAAAAAGTTTTATGACAATAGCCGCACCAACCCGCCGGGCGAGTACAAAACCTATGTTATCAAAAACGATAACAACAATAAAATAAATGCCATGGCCAAACTGCTTGCCCGCAACGGTATTCAGTATGGTTTTGGTTTGGCCAATAAATCGGTAACCGGGTATGATTATATGAACGGCAAAACCGAAGCCTATACCGTTGGGCCTAATGACCTTGTGGTAAATGCCTATCAGCCCAAAGCGGTATTGCTGCATGTACTGCTGGAGCCAAAAACTATTATCCCCGATTCAAATACGTATGATATTACGGCGTGGTCGCTCCCATATGCATTTGGGTTGAAGGCTTATGGCATAAAAGAATCATTAAAACCGGCAAGTGCCGAGTGGAGCATTGCCGCGCCGAAGCCCCTGGTAAACACTCATGCTTATGCCTATGTATCATCATGGTCTTCGGTGGCGGATGTAAAATTCCTGGCGGCTTTGTTTAAGAAGAAGATAAAAGTGCGTTATGCCGAAAAATCATTCGATGCTGCCGGCAAAACTTTTGCGCCGGGCTCATTATTAATAACCCGCGCGGGCAATGACCGTGCCGATTTTGACCAGGTGGTTACCCAAACCGCTGCCGAGCTTAACCAGGAGGTTACGCCGCTGTCATCGGGCTTTGTGGATAAGGGATCAGACCTGGGATCAGATGCGGTACGCTACATCCGTCAGCCTAAGGTGATGCTGGTTGCCGGCGATGGCGTAAACTCCGAAGCCATGGGCGAAGTATGGCACTTGTTTGAAGCGCAATTGGGCTACCCTATTACGCTGATCAGGTACCAGGATATTCCCCGCACACGCCTGGCCGATTTTGATGTAGCTATTTTCCCTGACGGACGCTACGATGATTTCCCATCCGAGAAGTTGCAAAACTGGGTGCGCGATGGCGGCCGTTTAATTGCTATTGATAATGCTGTGGCATCGCTGGTTGATAAAAAAGGCATCCTGCTGAAAAAGAAAGAAGATAAAAAAGACGATAAGGATAAAGATAAGACCGTTAAAATTTATGGCGACCGCGACCGGGATGCTATCCGCGGCATGATTCCCGGGGCTATTTTTAAATTAAACCTGGATAATACCCATCCGCTTGGTTTCGGCCTGCCCGACTATTACTATTCATTAAAAATGAATGATGATATCTATGAGCTATTTGGCGGCGAAGACGGCTGGAATGTAGGTACTATAAAAAAAGACAGCTATGTATCGGGCTTTGCCGGTGCCGCAGCCAAACAAAAAATTAATAACGGTTTGCTGCTTGGCGTTCAGCCTATGGGCCGCGGCTCGGTTGTATATATGGTTGACGATCCGCTGTTCCGCAGTTTCTGGGAAAACGGTAAACTGTTGTTTAGCAATGCCGTGTTTATGGTGGGGCAGTAG
- a CDS encoding acyl-CoA thioesterase, whose product MEYTKTYVAKDEHIDVQQIMDGLYYPFYMEYCRHDYIREVLGFDFETEAKNGVHMVLSNYSISFLRSLKKGDEFTVTCTLYTDKAGLPKLHFKQSIIFNNKVMTKAVFTGTCVPATGGRPYLPTSILEKIKDAPVGEW is encoded by the coding sequence ATGGAATACACAAAAACTTACGTTGCAAAGGACGAGCACATAGATGTGCAGCAAATTATGGATGGCTTATACTATCCGTTTTATATGGAATACTGCCGCCATGACTATATCAGGGAAGTGCTGGGTTTCGATTTTGAAACCGAGGCCAAAAATGGCGTTCATATGGTGCTATCAAACTACAGCATCAGTTTTTTACGGTCGTTAAAAAAAGGCGATGAATTTACGGTTACCTGCACCTTATACACTGACAAAGCAGGCCTGCCCAAACTGCATTTTAAACAATCTATCATTTTTAATAACAAGGTGATGACCAAAGCCGTATTCACGGGCACCTGCGTACCCGCAACCGGCGGACGGCCTTATCTGCCAACATCAATACTCGAGAAAATTAAAGATGCCCCTGTTGGTGAGTGGTGA
- a CDS encoding serine hydrolase domain-containing protein has protein sequence MKSIRYIPISLFASIIALCTFTGCKTSHYRPAAYSYSKPPLLNDGIVVDNLDTLKSDSSKIIQLTKLILADSFPNIHSLLIMKDNNLIYEHYFAGYDQNNGKNLGYIDHGASDLHDCRSITKSVVSACIGIAIEHKFIGSIDEPVFNYFPEYARYNDSIKSKITIRHLLTMTSGLSWNEYISYSNPLNSEVRMNLTVDPIGFILNRDTKYKPGSYWVYSGGNTQILAEIIKKTSGMPIDKFAEKYLFVPLGIKKFEWNGLFFKKSMPSAASGLRLTSRDMLKIGMLYMNDGNWNKQHVLTKAWADSSLSTHVARNELKLIKKGGYGYQFWTYQETINKQAYDITEAKGNGGNAIFFCKSLRLVVVVTAGNYNNWKIKNNTYAAFCNYILPAFL, from the coding sequence ATGAAATCAATCAGGTATATCCCCATTAGTTTATTTGCTTCGATAATAGCTTTATGCACATTTACCGGTTGTAAAACCAGCCATTACCGCCCGGCTGCTTATTCATATTCAAAGCCGCCACTATTAAATGACGGTATTGTTGTGGACAACCTGGATACACTCAAATCAGATTCCTCTAAAATCATCCAACTCACAAAACTGATACTTGCGGATAGTTTCCCTAACATTCACAGTTTATTAATCATGAAGGATAATAACCTTATATATGAACATTACTTTGCGGGGTACGATCAAAACAACGGGAAAAATTTGGGATACATCGATCACGGGGCCAGCGACCTTCATGACTGCCGCAGCATTACCAAAAGCGTTGTATCAGCCTGTATTGGTATCGCTATTGAACATAAGTTCATCGGTAGTATTGATGAACCAGTTTTTAACTACTTCCCGGAGTATGCCCGGTATAACGATTCTATAAAATCAAAAATCACCATCCGCCATCTGCTTACCATGACCAGCGGCTTAAGCTGGAACGAGTATATTTCTTATTCAAATCCGCTGAACAGCGAGGTTAGGATGAACCTTACTGTTGATCCGATTGGGTTTATATTAAACAGGGATACCAAATATAAGCCCGGCAGCTATTGGGTTTACAGTGGCGGCAACACGCAAATACTGGCCGAGATCATCAAAAAAACCAGTGGGATGCCGATAGATAAATTTGCCGAAAAGTATTTATTCGTCCCGCTGGGCATCAAAAAATTTGAATGGAACGGGCTCTTCTTTAAAAAATCCATGCCATCTGCTGCCTCGGGCCTGCGCTTAACATCAAGAGATATGCTAAAGATAGGCATGCTCTATATGAATGATGGCAATTGGAATAAACAACATGTTTTAACCAAAGCATGGGCCGATTCTTCTTTGAGCACTCATGTAGCCCGTAACGAGTTAAAGCTGATAAAAAAAGGAGGCTATGGTTACCAATTTTGGACATACCAGGAAACCATCAACAAACAAGCCTATGATATTACCGAGGCCAAAGGCAATGGCGGCAACGCTATATTTTTTTGCAAATCGCTGCGGCTTGTGGTGGTAGTTACTGCGGGTAATTACAACAACTGGAAAATAAAAAACAATACTTATGCTGCCTTTTGTAATTATATACTGCCGGCATTCCTTTGA
- a CDS encoding Crp/Fnr family transcriptional regulator has protein sequence MHQFRTYFEKHFPIADNDWEIFSKKLTRKELPKRSLLLQEGQVENRISFIEKGIVRFFIRQSLDKEITFAIIFENELMCCYDSFLTRQPAEYNAETITETIIWSFSYDDLQQLYATMPVSNVLGRILSEEIYLIKAKRELSALKYQAKERYLNLFKEKPRLVKEIPLKFLASYIGITPQALSRIRKQIY, from the coding sequence ATGCATCAGTTCAGAACTTATTTTGAAAAACATTTTCCAATTGCCGATAACGACTGGGAAATATTCTCAAAAAAACTGACCCGGAAAGAGTTACCCAAAAGAAGCCTCCTGTTACAGGAAGGACAGGTTGAAAACCGCATTTCATTTATTGAAAAAGGTATTGTAAGGTTTTTTATCCGGCAATCGCTTGATAAAGAAATCACCTTTGCCATCATATTTGAAAACGAACTTATGTGCTGTTACGATTCTTTTTTGACGCGCCAGCCTGCCGAATATAATGCAGAAACAATTACCGAAACCATCATCTGGAGTTTTTCTTATGATGATTTACAGCAACTTTATGCTACCATGCCGGTTTCAAATGTTCTTGGACGAATTTTGAGCGAAGAGATATACCTGATTAAGGCTAAAAGAGAGTTATCTGCTTTAAAATACCAGGCAAAAGAACGATACCTCAATTTATTTAAAGAAAAGCCCCGGCTGGTTAAAGAGATCCCGCTAAAATTCCTTGCTTCCTACATTGGTATAACGCCCCAGGCGCTCAGCCGTATCAGGAAGCAAATTTATTAA
- a CDS encoding family 43 glycosylhydrolase encodes MCNYILSKNFFIALLLAALNGICYAQQPGFNPVIPDYSADPSVVTFNGVYYLYGTSDIDQKLDRMGPPVVWKSPDLINWNYNGNILPVIDWSKPYTYKDRNGADKTGYFRFWAPGKVFKKDGACQMFATIVKPDGQVGTYLLAAAVPDGPFHFTNGTGVYFNEPEKAGEETKPVANDIDGDPFVDDDGSAYLVWRKRNISKLSPDWKTLTGDKILIQTSRSGYSEGPFLFKRKGIYYYVYTLSGGSNYVYAYMMSKTGPLGPYSAPSGPDIILQSAIAANVWGPGHGNVFEMPGTGQYVFFYLEYGNGYTTRQVFANKLDFNADGTIKPVKVNRAGIGSLLKNSYPAAIKPVAVKASGFKPDSLIKSIIDTAISGIAGIAPRDKGEGVVAVQRIMNGQPENAVDGNNGTFWMASGKDTQPWLEADLGSPEKINRCELYFVASTLGHTWKLEKSTDGKKWLTVKINTEPVVRSPEVAAKIGSARYLRVTVLSGVPGLWEMKIY; translated from the coding sequence ATGTGTAACTATATATTGAGTAAAAATTTCTTCATCGCACTGTTATTGGCAGCCCTGAACGGTATATGTTATGCCCAGCAGCCGGGATTTAATCCGGTTATTCCGGATTACTCCGCAGATCCCTCGGTAGTTACGTTCAATGGCGTGTATTATCTTTACGGAACATCAGACATTGACCAGAAGCTTGACAGGATGGGCCCGCCTGTGGTATGGAAATCGCCCGACCTGATTAATTGGAACTACAACGGGAATATATTACCGGTTATTGACTGGAGCAAGCCTTATACTTACAAAGACCGGAATGGCGCGGATAAAACCGGTTACTTCCGTTTTTGGGCGCCAGGGAAGGTATTTAAAAAGGATGGTGCATGCCAAATGTTTGCTACCATTGTTAAACCCGACGGGCAGGTGGGTACCTACCTGCTGGCAGCCGCGGTACCCGACGGGCCATTTCATTTTACTAATGGCACGGGTGTTTACTTTAACGAACCCGAAAAAGCCGGTGAAGAGACTAAACCCGTAGCGAATGATATTGACGGCGACCCGTTTGTTGACGATGACGGGTCGGCCTACCTGGTGTGGAGGAAAAGAAATATATCGAAACTTAGCCCCGACTGGAAAACCCTGACAGGAGATAAAATACTTATACAAACCTCGCGGTCCGGTTACTCAGAAGGCCCTTTCCTGTTTAAGCGCAAAGGGATTTATTATTATGTTTATACACTAAGTGGCGGCTCCAACTATGTGTATGCTTATATGATGAGCAAAACCGGCCCCCTGGGGCCGTATTCGGCCCCTTCCGGTCCCGATATTATACTACAGTCAGCTATCGCTGCCAATGTTTGGGGGCCGGGGCATGGCAACGTATTTGAAATGCCGGGCACCGGGCAATACGTTTTCTTTTACCTGGAATATGGTAATGGTTATACAACCCGGCAGGTTTTTGCCAATAAACTGGATTTTAATGCTGATGGCACCATCAAACCCGTGAAGGTAAACCGCGCCGGCATAGGCTCACTGTTAAAAAACAGCTACCCCGCGGCCATAAAGCCAGTGGCTGTTAAGGCATCGGGCTTCAAGCCTGATTCTTTAATCAAGTCTATTATCGACACCGCGATATCCGGTATTGCAGGTATTGCTCCCCGCGATAAGGGCGAAGGCGTTGTTGCCGTTCAGCGTATCATGAATGGTCAGCCCGAAAATGCGGTGGATGGCAACAACGGGACTTTCTGGATGGCATCCGGTAAAGATACCCAGCCCTGGCTTGAAGCCGACCTGGGATCGCCTGAAAAGATTAACAGGTGCGAGTTGTATTTTGTGGCCTCCACCTTAGGGCATACCTGGAAGCTGGAGAAATCAACTGACGGAAAAAAGTGGCTCACGGTTAAAATAAATACCGAACCGGTAGTGCGGTCGCCGGAGGTTGCCGCTAAAATAGGATCGGCAAGGTATCTTAGGGTAACCGTGCTGTCTGGTGTGCCGGGCCTGTGGGAAATGAAGATATATTAA
- a CDS encoding family 43 glycosylhydrolase, with protein sequence MNQHIKDYILQIFRAVALVSSLVLLTVFWGCGNLRAQNRQKARYTICNPLDLDYRFCLDTPSRREAADPAVIVFKGEYYLFASKSGGYWHSPDLKQWKLIKTNDLPLEDYAPTAVVIGDTVLFMASTGKDGGKIYKTGNPQSGKWTVANPAFPISLVDPDLFLDDDNRLYLYYGCSNINPIFVVELDMKTLMPKAPAVSLINSDRSVNGWERSGEHNELPSRPWIEGAWMTKVKGKYYLQYACPETEFKSYSDGLYTGDSPVGPFHLAPNNPFSARQGGFIGSAGHSSTFQDKYGNYWRISTMTISVHHRYERRLGIFPAFFRSPDDAYTYTGYGDYPFFVPDSRISGPPDLATGWALLSYNKPVSVSSQIKGHEASLATDEDVRTYWSAATGSDKEWISMDLKARSRINAIQINFADHHAGIYGRKPNAAYDYLLEVSADNAHWKLINNTWLTALDNPHPYIELVKPVIARYVRIRNVSVPGGTFALWGLRIFGKPLQQLPKEKITFTAVRDSADRCRIRLKWPAAQSSAGYNIKYGIAPGKLYQNYQVNGKNGAEIGNLNSKQSYYFTVERFNENGIVKSGHVVFIK encoded by the coding sequence ATGAACCAACATATAAAAGATTATATTTTACAAATATTCAGGGCCGTTGCCCTCGTTTCCAGCCTGGTACTATTAACTGTATTTTGGGGATGCGGCAACTTGCGTGCACAGAACCGGCAAAAAGCACGATACACCATATGTAACCCGCTGGACCTTGACTACAGATTTTGCCTTGATACGCCATCGCGCAGGGAGGCTGCCGACCCTGCCGTCATCGTTTTTAAAGGCGAATACTACCTTTTTGCTTCCAAATCGGGAGGATATTGGCACTCGCCCGACCTGAAGCAATGGAAACTTATAAAAACGAATGATTTGCCGTTGGAAGATTATGCGCCAACCGCCGTGGTAATAGGAGATACGGTTTTGTTTATGGCCTCTACCGGAAAGGATGGAGGCAAGATTTACAAAACGGGTAATCCGCAAAGCGGAAAGTGGACAGTTGCCAATCCGGCGTTTCCGATCAGCCTGGTTGACCCGGACTTGTTTCTTGATGATGATAACCGGCTTTATCTTTATTATGGCTGCTCAAATATCAATCCCATTTTTGTTGTAGAGCTCGACATGAAAACCCTGATGCCCAAAGCGCCGGCTGTTTCGCTTATCAATAGCGATCGTTCTGTTAATGGCTGGGAACGCTCGGGCGAGCATAACGAACTGCCCTCACGGCCATGGATTGAGGGGGCGTGGATGACAAAAGTTAAAGGAAAATATTACCTGCAATATGCTTGTCCCGAAACAGAATTTAAAAGCTATTCGGATGGGCTTTACACAGGCGATTCGCCGGTAGGCCCTTTCCACCTGGCCCCGAATAATCCGTTTTCTGCCAGGCAGGGAGGCTTTATAGGCAGCGCGGGCCATAGCAGTACCTTCCAGGACAAATACGGTAATTATTGGAGAATCTCGACAATGACCATATCGGTACATCACCGGTATGAGCGCCGGTTGGGGATTTTTCCGGCTTTCTTCCGGTCCCCGGATGACGCTTATACTTACACCGGTTATGGCGACTATCCTTTTTTTGTACCTGATAGCCGGATAAGCGGCCCCCCTGATCTGGCTACAGGATGGGCGTTGCTGTCTTACAACAAGCCGGTTTCGGTTTCGTCCCAAATTAAGGGGCATGAGGCTTCATTGGCGACGGATGAGGATGTCAGGACATATTGGAGCGCTGCAACCGGCAGTGATAAGGAATGGATAAGTATGGATTTGAAAGCCAGAAGCAGAATTAATGCGATACAAATAAACTTTGCCGATCATCATGCCGGGATATATGGGCGGAAACCCAATGCCGCTTATGATTATTTACTGGAAGTATCGGCCGACAATGCCCATTGGAAATTAATAAACAATACCTGGTTAACAGCGCTGGATAACCCACACCCCTATATTGAATTGGTTAAACCTGTAATTGCAAGGTATGTGCGTATCAGGAACGTAAGTGTTCCCGGCGGCACTTTCGCATTATGGGGGCTGCGGATATTTGGGAAGCCATTACAGCAACTGCCCAAAGAAAAAATTACTTTTACTGCAGTGAGGGATAGTGCCGACAGATGCCGTATTCGTTTAAAATGGCCTGCCGCTCAATCTTCAGCAGGCTATAATATCAAGTATGGCATAGCACCCGGCAAATTGTATCAGAACTACCAGGTAAATGGAAAAAACGGCGCCGAAATCGGAAATTTAAATAGCAAACAAAGCTATTACTTTACCGTGGAGCGTTTTAACGAAAACGGCATCGTCAAAAGCGGTCACGTCGTATTCATTAAATGA